AGTTATTTTATTGAAACGCGTACCCCCGGAATAAACCAATTCAATGGCATTTGAAGCTATCGAATACCTGAAAATAACACCGGTCGAATTGACCGTATCTCTTCCGCAGAAATAGATAAATAAGGATGAATACTCGTTGGTTTCGGCAGAGGAATAAAACTGGGAATGGTTGTAAACAATAGAATCTGCCGGAGTGAGACAGTTTTGTACACGTGCCCAGCTTCCTGCGGTAATTCCCCCGGTGGTGGAAAGATAAACGCCTTTTTTCCCGGTAATCAGACCTGTTGTTTGGTTCTTGTAGGAAATGCTTGTAAAATCATCAGTGATACCTGTATTAACCGGGTACCAAGCCGAAAATGACTGAAATGAAATAAAAAGTAAAGAAATGATGGAAAGAAATCCTTTCATGTTTTTTGATTTAGGTATACAAAGATATTATTTAATGATTAAAAGCAGCTACTGCTGCCCTTACCGAACCGTGTTTCAGTAATAATTCATTTGCCTGTTTTTCTTCCAGGCCGGTAGCCTCCATGACCATTTTAGTGCCGCGGTCGACCAGTTTTTCATTAGACAACTGCATATCTACCATCCGGTTTCCTTTAACTCTTCCCAGGCGGATCATGATTGCGGTAGAAAGCATGTTCAGTACCAGTTTCTGTGCAGTTCCGCTTTTCATGCGGGTACTTCCGGTCACGAATTCCGGGCCAACAACGGGGGTAATGGCGATATCTGCCAGCTGGCTCAACGGAGAACCGGGATTGCAGGAAATTCCACCGGTAAGGATACCGTGTTTTTTGGCTGTTTCCAGTGCTCCGAGAACATAAGGTGTTGTTCCGGATGCAGCAATCCCAACAACGATGTCTTTTTCTGTCACGTTGAAAGCTTCCAGGTCTTTCCAGCCCTGTTGGCGGTCGTCTTCTGCAAACTCAACTGCTTTGCGGATTGCCTGGTCTCCGCCGGCAATGATCCCGATGACCATTCCGTGGGGAACACCAAAAGTAGGAGGGCATTCACTGGCGTCTACGATTCCCAGACGACCGCTGGTACCGGCTCCCATGTAGAACAATCGTCCGCCTTCGCGCATGCGTTCCACACACCCGTCGACCAATTTCTCGATTTGCGGGATTTCCTTTTCCACAGCCAATGGAACGGTATGGTCTTCTTCATTGATACCGATCAGTAATTCCCGTGTTGATTGATGGTCCAGGTCGTGATGATTGCTTTCGGATTCTGTTATTCGCTTCATGATGAGAGTTCAAAAGGGTTCAAAGGGTTTAAATCTTCTTCGCTCTGCGAGCTTCGAAGGTTTAAAAGTTCAAAAGAGTTCAAAAGTTCAAGAATTGATTATCAGGAATGCGTTTAAACTTTTTGAACGATTTAAACGGTTGAACTTTGATTATACCAAAAATGCCTCCAGTGACCCGTTGGAAGGCATTACTTCCACGCGTTCACCTAAGGTTGTTG
The window above is part of the Fluviicola sp. genome. Proteins encoded here:
- the murQ gene encoding N-acetylmuramic acid 6-phosphate etherase gives rise to the protein MKRITESESNHHDLDHQSTRELLIGINEEDHTVPLAVEKEIPQIEKLVDGCVERMREGGRLFYMGAGTSGRLGIVDASECPPTFGVPHGMVIGIIAGGDQAIRKAVEFAEDDRQQGWKDLEAFNVTEKDIVVGIAASGTTPYVLGALETAKKHGILTGGISCNPGSPLSQLADIAITPVVGPEFVTGSTRMKSGTAQKLVLNMLSTAIMIRLGRVKGNRMVDMQLSNEKLVDRGTKMVMEATGLEEKQANELLLKHGSVRAAVAAFNH